In the genome of Paenibacillus sp. FSL R5-0766, one region contains:
- a CDS encoding ATP-binding cassette domain-containing protein — MISLYGVSKRYNERVSRADQGFEALSSVSLEVGQGEIHGIIGSSGAGKSTLLRMLNGLERPDDGEVVVNGQHLTQMNEQSLRQARRSIGMIFQHFNLVGNRTVSGNVCMPLELAGISRAQRVERGLEVLRFVGLEDKADQYPAQLSGGQKQRVAIARALASRPDVLLCDEPTSSLDPQTTNGILDVLRHINETLGVTIVVVTHEMEVARRLCHRISVMKDGRLVRTLSKAEVSSIPAPQPDLLTSLLAGDEYGMTGSSLFRQAEQEDKS, encoded by the coding sequence ATGATCTCATTATATGGTGTAAGCAAACGTTATAACGAGCGCGTTTCCCGTGCAGATCAGGGATTCGAAGCATTAAGCTCGGTGTCCCTCGAAGTGGGACAAGGAGAAATACATGGCATCATCGGATCGAGTGGTGCAGGCAAATCCACGCTTCTGCGGATGCTCAACGGATTGGAAAGGCCGGATGATGGTGAGGTTGTTGTGAATGGGCAGCACCTGACCCAGATGAATGAACAGAGTCTGCGTCAGGCACGAAGATCCATTGGCATGATCTTTCAACACTTCAATCTGGTCGGTAACCGAACAGTGAGTGGCAATGTCTGCATGCCATTGGAACTGGCGGGTATATCTCGTGCGCAGCGAGTTGAACGTGGACTTGAGGTACTACGGTTTGTTGGACTGGAAGACAAGGCGGATCAATATCCTGCACAGCTTAGTGGTGGACAGAAGCAGCGTGTGGCCATTGCACGAGCGCTCGCCAGTCGTCCGGATGTGCTGCTCTGTGATGAACCGACCTCTTCGCTTGATCCACAGACCACGAACGGTATTCTGGATGTGCTGCGACATATCAATGAAACGCTGGGCGTGACCATTGTCGTGGTGACACATGAGATGGAAGTGGCTCGCAGACTATGTCACAGGATATCCGTCATGAAGGATGGGCGACTCGTTCGTACGTTGTCTAAAGCGGAAGTGAGCAGTATCCCTGCTCCGCAGCCTGATCTGCTGACCTCCTTGCTTGCGGGTGACGAATACGGGATGACAGGTTCGTCTTTGTTCCGTCAGGCAGAACAGGAGGACAAGTCATGA
- a CDS encoding methionine ABC transporter permease, which translates to MRLPESVLKYQHEICQAIGETFVMVGISIAAAVLIGLPLGTLLYLFRRGQRYQNQTLSFVLGSIVNIVRSFPFLLLVVFMIPFTRIVVGTSIGTLAATVPLSVIAIAYYARLVEQALLDVPRGVVEAAASMGASTMQLVVKFLYVEARSGLVLGLTTATISFISYSTVMGIVGGGGVGDFAIRYGYQRFETEIMVFTIIIMIILVQMIQFTGSRLSHWLDRRS; encoded by the coding sequence ATGAGGTTACCTGAGTCTGTGCTGAAGTATCAGCATGAGATATGCCAGGCGATCGGAGAGACTTTTGTCATGGTGGGTATCTCCATTGCGGCAGCTGTTCTGATCGGGTTACCTCTGGGTACACTGCTGTACTTATTCCGGAGAGGACAGCGGTATCAGAATCAAACGCTGTCCTTTGTACTCGGCAGTATCGTTAACATCGTTCGTTCGTTTCCGTTCTTACTGCTGGTTGTATTCATGATTCCATTCACACGGATTGTTGTGGGAACGTCCATAGGTACACTGGCGGCAACCGTGCCACTCTCGGTTATTGCGATTGCCTACTACGCCAGACTGGTGGAACAAGCATTGCTGGATGTACCGAGGGGAGTGGTTGAAGCTGCTGCTTCCATGGGGGCATCGACGATGCAACTTGTGGTGAAATTCTTGTACGTGGAGGCACGATCTGGCCTTGTACTGGGACTCACGACAGCTACGATTAGCTTCATCTCCTACTCAACGGTGATGGGCATTGTAGGTGGCGGCGGGGTTGGTGATTTTGCCATTCGCTACGGTTATCAGCGCTTCGAAACGGAAATTATGGTATTTACGATCATCATTATGATTATCCTGGTACAGATGATCCAATTCACAGGTAGCAGACTGTCCCACTGGCTGGATCGCAGATCCTGA
- a CDS encoding MetQ/NlpA family ABC transporter substrate-binding protein, which translates to MRGRHEMKAKMMLMLLAVMLVVAACGKKEETPAAEGTKEDTQAAQEVTLKVATLIPPMTDVLDIVKPLLKEDGVNLEVVVLSDNVQPNTALANKEVDANFFQHVPYMTQYNEANNANLVAVQPIYNAIYGGYSKKYKTIEELPEGATIAIANDPSNIGRSLVMLEQNGLIKLKEGVGFNATQADITENTKNFKFEEVDLLMLARMMDDADLVAMTPAYASPLGLTPKKDALLTEKDDSHFAITMVAREDNKDSEAIQKLAKRMAGPEVKAFFEEKYADIAIPAFE; encoded by the coding sequence ATGAGGGGTAGACATGAAATGAAAGCAAAAATGATGCTTATGTTGCTTGCAGTAATGCTGGTTGTAGCTGCTTGTGGCAAAAAAGAAGAAACACCTGCGGCTGAAGGAACAAAAGAAGATACACAAGCTGCACAAGAAGTTACGCTGAAAGTAGCCACGTTGATTCCGCCGATGACAGACGTACTGGATATTGTTAAACCGCTTTTGAAGGAAGATGGCGTCAATCTGGAAGTTGTTGTGCTGTCAGATAACGTTCAACCAAATACGGCACTCGCGAATAAAGAAGTGGACGCAAACTTCTTCCAACACGTGCCTTACATGACCCAGTATAATGAAGCGAACAATGCCAATCTGGTGGCTGTACAGCCTATCTATAATGCCATCTATGGCGGCTACTCCAAAAAGTACAAAACGATTGAGGAATTGCCAGAAGGTGCAACGATTGCAATTGCAAACGATCCTTCCAACATTGGTCGCTCTCTTGTGATGCTGGAGCAGAACGGATTGATTAAGCTGAAAGAGGGCGTAGGTTTTAACGCCACACAGGCAGACATCACCGAGAATACAAAGAACTTCAAGTTTGAGGAAGTGGACTTGTTGATGCTGGCTCGCATGATGGATGATGCTGATCTGGTAGCCATGACTCCGGCATATGCCAGTCCGCTCGGTCTTACACCGAAAAAGGATGCATTGTTAACCGAGAAGGATGATTCCCATTTTGCGATCACCATGGTTGCCCGTGAGGATAACAAGGACTCCGAAGCGATTCAGAAGCTGGCTAAACGCATGGCAGGTCCAGAGGTCAAAGCTTTCTTCGAAGAGAAGTATGCAGATATTGCGATCCCGGCATTTGAATAA
- a CDS encoding methyl-accepting chemotaxis protein, translating into MSPKNSKSNWFNKILNNFKTKLVVSFIAFLAIPSFSIGVLSYNSAKNEVEKQILHSAMENVNLASATIDLSINAKRDHIEYYANTLAEELRQEDAEVRVVNELKGYAAQNKDIITIGVGTEAGVYLMSSDAEMPEDYDPRTRPWYTEAMSTPEQVIVTDPYISAETNEITITIAKALNDQSGVVQLDLNLSNISTLVSGINVGEQGYLILLDASEKYIYHPTVEPGTDATEDFWKPVYANESGNFNYTVDQTDKVMYYATNASTGWKVAGTMFSSEVDDAAAPILKRMIIVIVSCLVVGIVIIWLVMRSIIRPIRQLKDQAIQVSEGDLTQTITSTSHDEIGELSDAFGKMQHNLRVLIQNVENSTSQVVISSDEMTQSAESTSAASEQVARAIQEIASGAERQTEGIDHNHQAMNEITIGITRIAERSIQVADLAKHTTVQAEEGGNTVKQTVSQMHSIQETVEQTNQLIQALYERSHQISAITELIGNIAKQTNLLALNASIEAARAGTHGNGFAVVAAEVRKLAEQSGQSVNEITVLTTAVQEDMAASVRMMEKVTSEVGEGMEISTEAIRKFERILDSMRETTPQIEEIAATSQEITAGVQEVSAVSNELAGIASGNAAASEEVAASSEEQLAAMEQISSSARGLSTLAEELQRLIRQFKY; encoded by the coding sequence TTGTCCCCCAAAAATAGCAAATCGAATTGGTTTAATAAGATCCTTAATAACTTTAAGACGAAACTGGTGGTGTCCTTTATTGCTTTCTTGGCCATTCCATCGTTCAGTATTGGAGTCTTGTCTTATAACAGTGCGAAGAATGAAGTTGAGAAGCAAATTCTACATAGTGCAATGGAAAACGTGAACCTTGCCAGTGCGACCATCGATCTTTCGATTAATGCCAAGCGCGACCACATTGAATATTATGCGAATACACTCGCAGAGGAATTACGTCAAGAAGATGCAGAGGTTCGGGTTGTGAACGAATTGAAGGGGTACGCTGCACAGAACAAAGACATCATCACCATAGGAGTGGGAACAGAAGCCGGTGTTTACCTGATGTCCTCCGATGCGGAAATGCCTGAAGATTACGATCCGCGAACAAGACCATGGTACACAGAAGCGATGAGTACTCCAGAGCAGGTCATTGTTACAGACCCTTATATTTCTGCCGAGACAAACGAAATCACCATCACCATCGCCAAGGCATTGAATGACCAATCTGGTGTAGTCCAGCTGGATCTGAATCTGTCGAATATCAGTACCTTGGTTAGTGGAATTAACGTGGGAGAACAGGGATATCTGATCCTATTGGATGCCAGCGAAAAGTATATCTACCATCCCACGGTAGAACCCGGAACAGATGCAACAGAGGATTTTTGGAAACCGGTGTATGCGAATGAATCGGGCAACTTCAACTATACCGTTGATCAAACGGATAAAGTGATGTATTACGCAACGAATGCATCCACGGGATGGAAGGTCGCTGGCACCATGTTCTCTTCTGAGGTAGACGATGCGGCAGCACCAATTCTAAAACGAATGATTATTGTTATTGTCTCCTGCCTCGTTGTTGGTATTGTGATTATCTGGCTTGTGATGCGATCCATCATTAGACCCATTCGTCAGTTGAAGGATCAGGCGATCCAGGTGAGTGAAGGGGATCTAACCCAAACGATTACTAGCACAAGCCATGATGAGATTGGTGAACTGAGTGATGCCTTTGGCAAAATGCAGCACAATCTGCGTGTGCTGATTCAAAATGTGGAAAACAGTACAAGCCAGGTTGTCATCTCGTCGGATGAGATGACTCAGAGTGCGGAATCAACCAGTGCGGCCAGTGAGCAGGTCGCGCGAGCCATTCAGGAAATTGCGAGTGGTGCGGAGAGACAGACCGAAGGTATTGACCACAACCATCAGGCCATGAATGAAATAACAATTGGGATAACACGAATCGCCGAACGTTCCATACAAGTTGCTGATTTGGCGAAACATACAACGGTACAAGCGGAAGAAGGCGGCAACACCGTCAAGCAGACGGTGAGTCAGATGCACTCGATTCAAGAGACGGTAGAACAGACAAACCAATTGATTCAGGCGTTATATGAACGATCACACCAAATTTCAGCCATCACGGAGTTAATCGGAAATATAGCCAAGCAGACCAATCTGCTCGCGCTGAATGCATCCATTGAAGCAGCTCGTGCAGGTACGCATGGGAATGGATTCGCCGTTGTAGCAGCGGAGGTACGCAAGTTGGCAGAGCAATCAGGGCAATCCGTCAATGAAATTACCGTGCTAACCACAGCGGTACAGGAAGATATGGCTGCTTCCGTTCGCATGATGGAGAAGGTGACTTCAGAGGTTGGAGAGGGTATGGAAATCTCAACAGAGGCCATTCGGAAGTTTGAACGCATTCTGGATAGCATGCGGGAAACGACACCTCAGATTGAAGAGATTGCTGCCACGTCGCAAGAGATCACAGCAGGTGTACAGGAAGTATCTGCTGTGTCCAATGAACTGGCAGGTATTGCTTCAGGCAACGCCGCGGCCTCCGAAGAAGTGGCTGCTTCCTCAGAGGAGCAATTGGCAGCGATGGAGCAGATTTCTTCCTCGGCTCGGGGCTTGTCTACCCTGGCTGAAGAGCTACAGCGCCTGATTAGACAGTTTAAGTATTAA
- a CDS encoding PAS domain-containing protein produces MQLELKAFLLLTDAVMITDEEGVILDVNSVYVTKTGFSRESTIGQPARLLMDTHWRGNQTWSGVAKLMKADQEVWEAQVTITSVHLDDSLFYISIFNDEFS; encoded by the coding sequence ATGCAACTGGAACTCAAAGCCTTCTTACTGCTAACGGATGCGGTCATGATTACAGATGAGGAGGGTGTGATTCTGGATGTGAATTCCGTTTATGTAACCAAAACAGGATTCTCACGGGAAAGCACCATAGGTCAGCCTGCACGATTGCTTATGGATACCCACTGGAGAGGGAACCAGACCTGGTCCGGCGTAGCCAAATTAATGAAGGCTGATCAGGAAGTATGGGAAGCTCAGGTCACGATTACATCGGTTCATTTGGATGATTCTCTTTTTTATATCAGCATATTTAATGATGAATTTTCATGA
- a CDS encoding response regulator yields the protein MDGDQLLRDLVLNFTLILSFLFLIHHYLNHTNATRSTSITTRIIIGVTLSMLGTALYYFSIVLEDGTLLNFRAIVYLLAAYFGGSRSAFVTFAFMWIFRINMGRNPLLENWQYALTELLFVVAICLIFKYIRGFMQKWLSGALLLITVYELSALKTNSPSLLMMGQILFFQCICLLSVILFLYYLNQNHRYRRLVIQRDQEMLEMLRMQPGFTFKIRKQNGKFEYLVLEGEMLSQLGLDMSSLKQDYKLGTLDILPQEKIEFLRKQFDRAWKGESFFYEIEHGGYYSLVKLRPLREEGMVKYVIGYGLDITEHRAVKRRIQESEERYRTLERVSTDWFVGLDGNRCVVSVNQKFLDVLDLDRHEVMGRELEELIFIEQSANWVLSFQKVLHHNIPQDTELSLIVGKGKEQHVRVHLYPVKSPNSCEKVKAVIHDISDQYRRVKADKASQAKSEFLAFMSHEIRTPLSGIISFSLLLQRTDLTSQQLDYLSKINASSQTLLTLVNDILDFSKMEAGKLILEKVPFAPEDVFKRVADQIGVALGYKDIEVIFTTDPDLPLTVIGDPFRLEQVLLNLLSNAIKFTEHGYVILQAEVISLEAERVQVRFEIEDTGIGISPEQLEHIFVPFTQAEPSTYRTYGGSGLGLVICYLLVTSLGGDLRVDSVLGEYSLFSFDLIFELADSEEEESFSLQTHPLLYGANDVVIIEDDERMGENLKQLLYSFGMNPTLYTSLNHMMESDGYTPEAEGTSSMLIMLDMDIEDTVNGSLWDNFMKRLDRTKIQVLGYTRAFSENALWIEERSVHPDIMMVKPITRLGLFEVILALQGEGPLVKSQLAEGDDPYSLDQKGHILIAEDHEINQLAIRAMLEHKGFQVTLAASGTEVLRKLDEQVWELILMDLYMPDMNGVEATRHIRKMRGYDRTPIIALTANALQIDHERCMEAGMNAILTKPIHEQQMADILATWIDLRGMREISGIDVDKAIRQMDGKPHILQYALTKFRMEYDSFQNKLTTQLRQQQIAGAIRSVHSLRGVAANLHAVELLRLVFQLESLLSRALFEEEELSSVLEKVQKEIDIITGSLPW from the coding sequence GTGGACGGTGACCAATTGCTACGCGATCTTGTACTGAATTTTACGCTGATTTTGAGCTTTCTTTTCCTGATTCATCACTATCTGAACCATACAAATGCTACCCGTTCAACATCCATCACGACTCGGATCATTATTGGTGTTACGCTGAGCATGTTGGGCACGGCGCTCTATTATTTCTCTATTGTGCTTGAGGATGGTACATTGTTGAATTTCCGGGCCATTGTGTATCTGCTTGCTGCTTATTTTGGTGGGAGTCGCTCTGCTTTCGTTACTTTTGCATTCATGTGGATATTTCGGATTAATATGGGGCGTAATCCCTTGTTGGAAAACTGGCAGTATGCGTTGACAGAGTTGTTATTTGTCGTAGCCATATGTCTGATCTTTAAGTATATCAGGGGATTTATGCAGAAGTGGTTGTCCGGAGCGTTGCTGTTGATTACTGTGTATGAGTTGTCTGCACTAAAGACAAATTCCCCTTCTCTGCTAATGATGGGGCAGATTCTCTTTTTTCAATGTATCTGCCTGCTGTCCGTTATATTATTCCTGTATTATCTGAACCAAAATCATCGATATAGGAGATTGGTCATTCAGAGGGATCAGGAAATGCTGGAGATGCTTCGTATGCAGCCGGGTTTTACTTTTAAAATCCGAAAACAGAACGGAAAATTCGAGTATCTTGTGCTTGAGGGAGAGATGCTCTCCCAACTGGGCTTGGATATGAGTAGTCTGAAGCAAGATTACAAACTGGGCACATTGGATATTTTACCTCAGGAGAAGATAGAGTTCCTGCGGAAGCAGTTCGACCGGGCATGGAAAGGGGAGTCTTTCTTTTACGAGATTGAGCATGGAGGTTACTATTCACTGGTGAAGCTTCGTCCGCTGCGAGAAGAAGGTATGGTGAAGTATGTCATAGGGTATGGACTTGATATTACGGAACACAGAGCAGTTAAACGAAGGATTCAAGAGAGTGAGGAACGATACCGTACACTTGAACGAGTGTCGACAGACTGGTTTGTCGGTTTGGATGGCAACAGATGTGTGGTGTCAGTTAATCAGAAATTTCTGGATGTTCTTGATCTCGACAGGCATGAAGTCATGGGCCGTGAGCTTGAAGAATTGATATTCATTGAGCAGTCGGCGAACTGGGTGTTATCTTTTCAAAAAGTTTTACACCACAATATACCTCAGGATACGGAATTGAGTCTCATTGTTGGGAAAGGGAAAGAACAACATGTTCGGGTTCACCTTTACCCTGTAAAATCCCCTAACTCGTGTGAGAAAGTCAAGGCAGTTATTCATGACATTTCGGATCAGTACCGACGTGTTAAGGCTGACAAAGCCAGTCAGGCAAAGAGTGAGTTTCTTGCATTCATGAGTCATGAGATTCGTACCCCACTGAGCGGTATTATCAGCTTTTCGTTGTTGCTTCAACGGACAGATCTAACCTCACAACAATTAGATTATTTGAGTAAAATCAATGCATCCTCACAAACCCTGCTTACTCTGGTGAATGATATTCTTGATTTCTCGAAAATGGAGGCAGGTAAACTGATTTTGGAGAAAGTACCCTTTGCACCAGAGGATGTGTTCAAGCGTGTGGCAGATCAGATCGGTGTGGCCCTCGGGTACAAAGATATCGAAGTGATCTTTACAACCGACCCCGATCTGCCATTAACGGTAATTGGTGATCCTTTTCGACTTGAGCAGGTGTTATTAAATCTGCTCAGTAACGCGATTAAATTCACAGAACATGGATATGTTATCTTGCAGGCAGAGGTAATTTCATTGGAGGCCGAGCGAGTACAGGTTCGTTTTGAGATCGAAGACACGGGGATTGGAATTTCACCTGAACAACTGGAGCATATTTTTGTCCCGTTTACGCAAGCGGAGCCTTCCACTTATCGAACATATGGTGGCTCAGGACTTGGGCTGGTCATCTGTTACCTGCTGGTAACCTCATTGGGAGGAGACTTGCGGGTGGACAGCGTGCTTGGAGAGTACAGTCTATTTTCATTCGACTTGATATTTGAACTTGCGGATTCGGAAGAAGAAGAGAGTTTCTCCCTGCAGACACACCCTCTCCTATATGGTGCGAATGATGTGGTTATCATTGAAGATGATGAACGGATGGGCGAAAACCTGAAGCAGCTGCTTTATTCATTCGGGATGAATCCGACGCTGTATACTTCCTTGAACCATATGATGGAGAGTGATGGGTATACTCCTGAAGCCGAAGGGACAAGTTCGATGTTGATCATGTTGGATATGGATATAGAGGACACAGTCAATGGTTCGTTATGGGACAACTTTATGAAGCGTTTGGATCGAACGAAAATTCAGGTGTTGGGGTACACACGGGCATTTAGCGAAAATGCGCTGTGGATTGAGGAGAGATCCGTACACCCTGATATCATGATGGTCAAACCGATTACACGTCTGGGATTATTCGAAGTCATTCTTGCACTTCAGGGTGAAGGGCCGCTGGTCAAAAGTCAGTTGGCTGAAGGCGACGACCCCTATTCGCTTGATCAGAAAGGACACATCCTGATAGCTGAGGATCATGAGATCAATCAACTGGCGATTCGGGCGATGCTGGAACATAAAGGGTTCCAAGTGACGCTGGCAGCCAGTGGCACAGAGGTTCTGAGAAAGTTAGACGAACAGGTATGGGAATTGATTCTAATGGATCTGTACATGCCTGATATGAATGGAGTGGAAGCAACGCGACATATTCGCAAGATGAGGGGATATGATCGTACACCCATAATCGCGCTTACAGCAAATGCCCTACAAATAGATCATGAGAGATGTATGGAGGCTGGGATGAATGCCATCCTGACCAAACCCATCCATGAACAACAGATGGCAGACATATTGGCAACATGGATTGATCTGAGAGGTATGCGGGAGATTAGCGGAATTGATGTAGATAAGGCGATCAGGCAGATGGACGGCAAGCCACATATTCTGCAATATGCGCTCACGAAATTCAGGATGGAGTATGACTCGTTTCAGAACAAACTGACCACTCAACTTCGCCAGCAGCAGATTGCTGGTGCGATCCGCAGCGTTCATTCTCTCCGAGGCGTGGCTGCCAATCTGCATGCAGTGGAGCTGTTACGTCTGGTTTTTCAACTGGAATCGCTTTTGTCCCGTGCGTTATTCGAAGAAGAGGAACTGAGTTCGGTATTGGAGAAGGTACAAAAAGAGATTGATATCATTACCGGGTCTCTGCCCTGGTGA
- a CDS encoding response regulator transcription factor → MTKVLIIEDDNMLGDTLSLYLQGEGYDVIRVANARDGLLQLQARPDILLLDLLLPDSEGKNPCSLMRQHTAIPIIVISSLTEVSERIRSLIDGADDYVCKPFSMQEVKARIEAVLRRYSILNSSIVTVQDCGISLDVARRAVLLNNQRVEMTFSEFEIMKLFVLNPGKVYSRYALIEAIRGIDAYINDRTIDVHITKLRKKIEENPKNPQYIQTIWGVGYKFTP, encoded by the coding sequence ATGACCAAAGTGCTTATCATTGAGGACGATAACATGTTAGGAGATACATTATCCCTGTATTTGCAAGGTGAGGGGTATGATGTTATCCGTGTCGCTAACGCAAGAGATGGTCTTCTACAACTTCAAGCGCGGCCTGATATCCTGCTTCTTGACCTGTTGCTCCCTGATTCGGAAGGCAAGAATCCCTGTTCTCTCATGCGTCAGCATACAGCAATTCCCATCATCGTCATCTCTTCGTTAACCGAAGTCTCGGAGCGAATTCGATCATTAATAGATGGAGCTGATGATTATGTATGCAAGCCTTTCAGCATGCAGGAAGTGAAAGCACGTATTGAGGCTGTATTACGTCGTTACTCCATATTGAACAGCTCCATTGTCACTGTACAGGATTGCGGAATTTCTCTCGATGTGGCTCGGCGAGCCGTCCTGTTGAATAACCAGCGAGTGGAGATGACATTCTCCGAATTTGAGATCATGAAGCTATTTGTCCTTAATCCCGGCAAAGTCTATAGTCGTTATGCCTTGATTGAAGCCATTCGTGGTATTGATGCTTATATTAATGATCGCACCATCGATGTGCACATTACCAAGCTTCGTAAAAAAATTGAAGAAAACCCGAAAAACCCCCAATATATTCAAACCATCTGGGGGGTCGGATATAAGTTCACACCTTAA
- a CDS encoding helix-turn-helix transcriptional regulator has protein sequence MNYDVRLQALSTFLKTQRSKISPESVGLPTGSRRRTPGLRREEVSQLAGVSTTWYTWLEQGRDIQVSHSVLDNIASALRLTADERKYLFSLAMEHHTELPTLEEEPVQLHPSLQKILQELHHCPTVISDRRCYIVGWNDAARHVFMDFEQIAPEQRNMISLLFDRKEFRRLAVNWEDFVSGFLAIFRAYYGQYVDDEWYNLFLDDMMNRHPDFHTLWKQSSVSSAPDVLIEFRHSKAGKMLFDLTSLQVQGSSDLRCSVYTPAPETATERKLMRLIEREADPHVGKH, from the coding sequence TTGAACTACGATGTCAGGTTACAGGCATTGTCCACTTTTCTGAAAACACAGCGTTCCAAAATTTCTCCCGAATCGGTCGGTTTACCCACTGGAAGTCGGAGAAGAACGCCTGGGCTGAGGAGAGAAGAGGTTTCCCAACTGGCAGGAGTGAGTACAACATGGTATACCTGGCTTGAACAAGGTCGGGATATTCAGGTATCCCATTCCGTGTTGGATAACATTGCTTCAGCACTGAGGCTTACTGCGGATGAACGAAAGTATCTGTTTTCGCTCGCCATGGAGCATCATACAGAGCTGCCCACACTGGAAGAAGAACCGGTTCAACTTCACCCTTCCTTGCAGAAAATTTTGCAAGAACTTCATCACTGCCCTACCGTGATCTCGGATCGGCGTTGTTACATTGTCGGCTGGAATGACGCAGCCCGCCATGTTTTTATGGACTTTGAACAGATTGCCCCCGAACAGCGGAATATGATCAGTCTGTTATTTGATCGCAAGGAATTTCGCAGGCTTGCGGTGAACTGGGAGGACTTTGTTAGCGGATTTCTGGCGATTTTCCGTGCCTATTATGGTCAGTATGTCGATGATGAGTGGTATAATTTATTTCTGGATGACATGATGAACAGACATCCCGATTTTCACACCCTTTGGAAACAAAGCAGCGTCAGCAGTGCTCCGGATGTCTTAATCGAATTCAGACATTCCAAAGCAGGCAAAATGTTGTTTGATCTGACTTCGTTGCAGGTTCAAGGCAGCTCCGATCTACGTTGCAGTGTCTACACGCCGGCACCAGAGACCGCTACCGAGCGTAAACTGATGCGCCTGATCGAGCGTGAAGCGGATCCACATGTTGGCAAGCATTGA
- the fabF gene encoding beta-ketoacyl-ACP synthase II, translating into MERVVITGMGVISPLGNNVDTFWNGLIEGRSGISHIEHFDTASYKTKIAGVVRDFDGEERFGRKEARRMDRFVQFAVAAADQAVSQSGLVMDELDRERVGVYIGSGIGGIQTLMEQGKVLSDRGPARVSPTLVPMMISNMAAAMVSMRFGCWGPTLSPVTACSIGNTAIGEAFRLIRHGGADVIIAGGTEAAVTEVSLASFGNATALSTRNEAFQAASRPFDAGRDGFVMAEGAGILIVESLSHALARGANILAEVIGYGASSDAYHMVATHPEGRGAYLAMKASLKEAQIGPEDIDVINAHATSTEAGDLSETRAIKQLFGTSAYDIPVTANKSMTGHMLGAAGGAEAISLIQSLRHGIIPPTINQEQKDPECDLDYVPNEARKADLRIGMSNSFGFGGHNAVIILQKYSS; encoded by the coding sequence ATGGAACGAGTCGTGATTACGGGAATGGGAGTTATCTCTCCTTTGGGAAATAATGTAGATACATTCTGGAACGGATTGATTGAGGGTAGATCAGGTATATCGCATATAGAACATTTTGATACAGCTTCGTACAAAACGAAAATCGCTGGTGTGGTCCGTGACTTTGATGGTGAAGAACGTTTTGGACGCAAGGAAGCAAGGCGCATGGATCGATTCGTTCAATTTGCTGTTGCTGCTGCGGATCAGGCTGTATCACAATCGGGTCTTGTGATGGACGAACTGGACCGCGAACGCGTAGGGGTATATATTGGTTCAGGCATAGGCGGCATCCAGACATTGATGGAACAAGGCAAGGTCCTGTCCGATCGGGGACCTGCGCGAGTCAGCCCAACACTGGTACCCATGATGATATCCAATATGGCGGCAGCTATGGTTAGTATGAGGTTTGGTTGCTGGGGACCGACATTGTCGCCAGTAACCGCTTGTTCCATTGGCAATACAGCCATTGGAGAGGCTTTCCGGTTAATTCGTCATGGCGGAGCCGATGTTATTATTGCTGGGGGAACAGAGGCTGCTGTAACAGAGGTGTCACTGGCAAGCTTTGGTAATGCGACAGCGTTGTCTACACGAAATGAAGCGTTCCAAGCAGCAAGCCGTCCATTTGATGCGGGGAGAGACGGTTTTGTCATGGCGGAGGGCGCCGGAATTCTGATCGTTGAGTCACTATCTCATGCTCTAGCAAGAGGGGCGAATATTCTTGCTGAAGTAATTGGATATGGTGCCAGTTCAGATGCGTATCATATGGTAGCTACCCACCCGGAAGGGCGGGGTGCATATCTGGCGATGAAAGCATCACTGAAAGAAGCTCAGATTGGACCTGAGGACATTGATGTGATTAACGCTCATGCCACCAGTACGGAGGCAGGTGATCTGTCTGAGACAAGAGCGATTAAGCAACTTTTCGGGACAAGTGCTTATGATATTCCGGTCACAGCGAATAAGTCCATGACGGGACATATGCTTGGTGCAGCAGGCGGTGCGGAGGCGATCTCACTTATTCAAAGTCTGCGGCATGGCATCATTCCTCCGACCATCAATCAGGAGCAGAAGGACCCCGAATGTGATCTGGATTATGTGCCAAACGAGGCAAGAAAAGCAGATTTGCGGATTGGGATGTCTAATTCCTTTGGTTTTGGCGGTCATAATGCGGTTATTATTCTTCAAAAATATTCATCTTAA